The following coding sequences lie in one Arabidopsis thaliana chromosome 3, partial sequence genomic window:
- a CDS encoding Cysteine/Histidine-rich C1 domain family protein (Cysteine/Histidine-rich C1 domain family protein; FUNCTIONS IN: zinc ion binding; INVOLVED IN: intracellular signaling pathway; EXPRESSED IN: stem, sperm cell, root; CONTAINS InterPro DOMAIN/s: Protein kinase C-like, phorbol ester/diacylglycerol binding (InterPro:IPR002219), DC1 (InterPro:IPR004146), Zinc finger, PHD-type (InterPro:IPR001965), C1-like (InterPro:IPR011424); BEST Arabidopsis thaliana protein match is: Cysteine/Histidine-rich C1 domain family protein (TAIR:AT5G42840.1); Has 1850 Blast hits to 730 proteins in 46 species: Archae - 0; Bacteria - 0; Metazoa - 83; Fungi - 0; Plants - 1744; Viruses - 0; Other Eukaryotes - 23 (source: NCBI BLink).) produces the protein MTFRLEGHEHRVSIVSSGDSLECDACDRSSGDGFSCSECKFTVHRKCAFVFMTEDIFHHPSHDGHCLKLLTTGAPVHTDSKCHLCGKNTKHLLYHCYDCKVNLDIDCMIDGICTLARLSKPWHPHLLLMVDFSSDMWCDFCYEGGKHGYFCPRCRLVIHESCVSVFDSPEINHPSHLSHPLKLITNGAPDYTEDRSCHICGKETGNLLYHCDICKFNLDMECAVENPIPVALSDLKVHEHTLTLMPRLISFICDACGTKGDRAPYVCVQCDFRMFHQKCARLPRVIHVNHHDHRVSYKYPLGPGEWRCGVCWEEIDWSYGAYSCSLCPNYAIHSLCATRKDVWDGKELDGVPEEVEDIEPFKRNDDNTITHFAHEHNLSLHNDDEESSLCGACVHPIGSYTFYKCSKSYCGFFLHERCANLATKKRHFLSPQPLDLSLQWIPYVLGRCRACRQMFSEGFIYNSYRDKFDLLCSSITVPFIHGSHDHHLLYYKLRYGQVKTCQNCGIDETEVLGCSKCNYYLDFCCATLPKTVMLPRYDDHPLTLCYGDENASGKYWCDICERETNPKTWFYTCKDCGVTFHILCVVGDIRYAKPGGKINGDYELLANNSSSRPLCSTCHCRCPGPFILNKERNNIFFCSYYCLGLSREHAYSSVDVCPPWAI, from the coding sequence ATGACTTTTAGGCTAGAAGGACACGAGCATCGTGTATCCATTGTTAGCTCTGGTGATAGTTTGGAATGTGATGCTTGCGATCGATCGTCTGGTGATGGGTTCTCTTGCAGTGAATGCAAGTTTACTGTTCACCGGAAATGTGCGTTTGTGTTCATGACAGAAGATATATTCCACCACCCTTCTCATGATGGGCATTGTCTTAAACTTCTCACAACCGGAGCTCCTGTTCACACCGACTCAAAATGCCATCTCTGCGGTAAAAACACCAAACACCTTCTTTATCATTGCTATGATTGTAAAGTCAATTTGGACATTGATTGCATGATTGATGGCATATGTACCCTAGCCCGTCTGAGTAAGCCATGGCATCCCCATCTTCTACTCATGGTTGATTTTAGCTCTGATATGTGGTGCGATTTTTGTTATGAGGGTGGCAAACATGGCTATTTCTGCCCTCGTTGCAGGTTGGTGATTCATGAGAGTTGTGTTTCCGTATTTGACTCACCAGAGATTAATCATCCTTCTCATCTCAGTCACCCTCTTAAGCTTATCACCAATGGAGCTCCAGATTACACGGAAGACCGAAGTTGTCATATATGTGGAAAAGAAACTGGAAACTTACTTTATCATTGCGATATTTGTAAGTTCAACTTGGATATGGAATGCGCGGTTGAAAATCCCATACCAGTCGCTCTTTCAGATCTCAAGGTCCATGAGCATACACTCACACTCATGCCAAGATTGATATCCTTCATTTGTGATGCTTGTGGGACGAAAGGCGACCGTGCTCCTTACGTATGTGTTCAATGTGATTTCAGGATGTTCCATCAAAAGTGTGCTCGTTTACCACGTGTCATTCATGTTAATCACCATGATCACCGTGTTTCGTACAAGTATCCTCTTGGTCCTGGAGAATGGAGATGTGGAGTTTGTTGGGAAGAGATTGATTGGTCATATGGGGCTTATTCATGCTCTCTTTGTCCTAATTATGCTATTCATTCACTGTGTGCAACAAGGAAAGATGTATGGGATGGAAAAGAGCTTGATGGAGTAcctgaagaagttgaagatatTGAGCCATTTAAGAGGAATGATGACAACACGATCACTCATTTCGCTCATGAACATAACCTTAGCCTCCACAATGACGATGAAGAAAGCAGCTTATGTGGAGCATGTGTTCATCCCATCGGCTCTTACACATTCTACAAGTGTTCAAAATCATATTGCGGTTTTTTTCTCCATGAAAGGTGTGCTAATCTTGCTACAAAGAAACGACATTTTCTTAGCCCACAGCCTCTGGATCTTAGCCTCCAATGGATACCATACGTCTTAGGGAGATGTCGAGCTTGTCGTCAAATGTTTAGCGAAGGATTCATCTACAATTCATATAGGGATAAGTTTGACTTATTGTGCAGTTCGATTACCGTGCCTTTTATTCATGGAAGTCATGATCATCATTTACTCTACTACAAACTACGATATGGTCAAGTGAAGACTTGTCAGAACTGCGGTATTGATGAAACAGAAGTACTTGGTTGTAGCAAATGCAATtattatttggatttttgttgtGCCACTCTACCAAAAACGGTAATGCTTCCCAGATACGATGATCATCCACTCACTCTTTGTTATGGTGATGAAAACGCAAGCGGCAAATATTGGTGTGATATTTGTGAAAGggaaacaaatccaaaaacttgGTTCTATACTTGTAAAGATTGCGGAGTCACGTTTCATATATTGTGTGTAGTTGGAGATATCAGGTATGCCAAACCAGGAGGAAAGATTAACGGCGATTATGAATTGCTGGCTAACAATAGCTCTTCACGGCCGCTTTGCAGCACGTGTCATTGTCGTTGCCCAGGTCCCTTCATTCTTAAtaaggaaagaaacaacatattcttttgttcttattatTGTCTCGGGCTCAGCCGGGAGCATGCGTACTCATCAGTGGACGTGTGCCCTCCATGGGCAATTTGA
- a CDS encoding Cysteine/Histidine-rich C1 domain family protein: MRVVFPYLTHQRLIILLISVTLLSLSPMELQITRKTEVVIYVEKKLETYFIIAIFVSSTWIWNARLKIPYQSLFQISRMFHQKCARLPRVIHVNHHDHRVSYKYPLGPGEWRCGVCWEEIDWSYGAYSCSLCPNYAIHSLCATRKDVWDGKELDGVPEEVEDIEPFKRNDDNTITHFAHEHNLSLHNDDEESSLCGACVHPIGSYTFYKCSKSYCGFFLHERCANLATKKRHFLSPQPLDLSLQWIPYVLGRCRACRQMFSEGFIYNSYRDKFDLLCSSITVPFIHGSHDHHLLYYKLRYGQVKTCQNCGIDETEVLGCSKCNYYLDFCCATLPKTVMLPRYDDHPLTLCYGDENASGKYWCDICERETNPKTWFYTCKDCGVTFHILCVVGDIRYAKPGGKINGDYELLANNSSSRPLCSTCHCRCPGPFILNKERNNIFFCSYYCLGLSREHAYSSVDVCPPWAI, encoded by the exons ATGAGAGTTGTGTTTCCGTATTTGACTCACCAGAGATTAATCATCCTTCTCATCTCAGTCACCCTCTTAAGCTTATCACCAATGGAGCTCCAGATTACACGGAAGACCGAAGTTGTCATATATGTGGAAAAGAAACTGGAAACTTACTTTATCATTGCGATATTTGTAAGTTCAACTTGGATATGGAATGCGCGGTTGAAAATCCCATACCAGTCGCTCTTTCAGATCTCAAG GATGTTCCATCAAAAGTGTGCTCGTTTACCACGTGTCATTCATGTTAATCACCATGATCACCGTGTTTCGTACAAGTATCCTCTTGGTCCTGGAGAATGGAGATGTGGAGTTTGTTGGGAAGAGATTGATTGGTCATATGGGGCTTATTCATGCTCTCTTTGTCCTAATTATGCTATTCATTCACTGTGTGCAACAAGGAAAGATGTATGGGATGGAAAAGAGCTTGATGGAGTAcctgaagaagttgaagatatTGAGCCATTTAAGAGGAATGATGACAACACGATCACTCATTTCGCTCATGAACATAACCTTAGCCTCCACAATGACGATGAAGAAAGCAGCTTATGTGGAGCATGTGTTCATCCCATCGGCTCTTACACATTCTACAAGTGTTCAAAATCATATTGCGGTTTTTTTCTCCATGAAAGGTGTGCTAATCTTGCTACAAAGAAACGACATTTTCTTAGCCCACAGCCTCTGGATCTTAGCCTCCAATGGATACCATACGTCTTAGGGAGATGTCGAGCTTGTCGTCAAATGTTTAGCGAAGGATTCATCTACAATTCATATAGGGATAAGTTTGACTTATTGTGCAGTTCGATTACCGTGCCTTTTATTCATGGAAGTCATGATCATCATTTACTCTACTACAAACTACGATATGGTCAAGTGAAGACTTGTCAGAACTGCGGTATTGATGAAACAGAAGTACTTGGTTGTAGCAAATGCAATtattatttggatttttgttgtGCCACTCTACCAAAAACGGTAATGCTTCCCAGATACGATGATCATCCACTCACTCTTTGTTATGGTGATGAAAACGCAAGCGGCAAATATTGGTGTGATATTTGTGAAAGggaaacaaatccaaaaacttgGTTCTATACTTGTAAAGATTGCGGAGTCACGTTTCATATATTGTGTGTAGTTGGAGATATCAGGTATGCCAAACCAGGAGGAAAGATTAACGGCGATTATGAATTGCTGGCTAACAATAGCTCTTCACGGCCGCTTTGCAGCACGTGTCATTGTCGTTGCCCAGGTCCCTTCATTCTTAAtaaggaaagaaacaacatattcttttgttcttattatTGTCTCGGGCTCAGCCGGGAGCATGCGTACTCATCAGTGGACGTGTGCCCTCCATGGGCAATTTGA
- a CDS encoding Cysteine/Histidine-rich C1 domain family protein has protein sequence MTEDIFHHPSHDGHCLKLLTTGAPVHTDSKCHLCGKNTKHLLYHCYDCKVNLDIDCMIDGICTLARLSKPWHPHLLLMVDFSSDMWCDFCYEGGKHGYFCPRCRLVIHESCVSVFDSPEINHPSHLSHPLKLITNGAPDYTEDRSCHICGKETGNLLYHCDICKFNLDMECAVENPIPVALSDLKVHEHTLTLMPRLISFICDACGTKGDRAPYVCVQCDFRMFHQKCARLPRVIHVNHHDHRVSYKYPLGPGEWRCGVCWEEIDWSYGAYSCSLCPNYAIHSLCATRKDVWDGKELDGVPEEVEDIEPFKRNDDNTITHFAHEHNLSLHNDDEESSLCGACVHPIGSYTFYKCSKSYCGFFLHERCANLATKKRHFLSPQPLDLSLQWIPYVLGRCRACRQMFSEGFIYNSYRDKFDLLCSSITVPFIHGSHDHHLLYYKLRYGQVKTCQNCGIDETEVLGCSKCNYYLDFCCATLPKTVMLPRYDDHPLTLCYGDENASGKYWCDICERETNPKTWFYTCKDCGVTFHILCVVGDIRYAKPGGKINGDYELLANNSSSRPLCSTCHCRCPGPFILNKERNNIFFCSYYCLGLSREHAYSSVDVCPPWAI, from the coding sequence ATGACAGAAGATATATTCCACCACCCTTCTCATGATGGGCATTGTCTTAAACTTCTCACAACCGGAGCTCCTGTTCACACCGACTCAAAATGCCATCTCTGCGGTAAAAACACCAAACACCTTCTTTATCATTGCTATGATTGTAAAGTCAATTTGGACATTGATTGCATGATTGATGGCATATGTACCCTAGCCCGTCTGAGTAAGCCATGGCATCCCCATCTTCTACTCATGGTTGATTTTAGCTCTGATATGTGGTGCGATTTTTGTTATGAGGGTGGCAAACATGGCTATTTCTGCCCTCGTTGCAGGTTGGTGATTCATGAGAGTTGTGTTTCCGTATTTGACTCACCAGAGATTAATCATCCTTCTCATCTCAGTCACCCTCTTAAGCTTATCACCAATGGAGCTCCAGATTACACGGAAGACCGAAGTTGTCATATATGTGGAAAAGAAACTGGAAACTTACTTTATCATTGCGATATTTGTAAGTTCAACTTGGATATGGAATGCGCGGTTGAAAATCCCATACCAGTCGCTCTTTCAGATCTCAAGGTCCATGAGCATACACTCACACTCATGCCAAGATTGATATCCTTCATTTGTGATGCTTGTGGGACGAAAGGCGACCGTGCTCCTTACGTATGTGTTCAATGTGATTTCAGGATGTTCCATCAAAAGTGTGCTCGTTTACCACGTGTCATTCATGTTAATCACCATGATCACCGTGTTTCGTACAAGTATCCTCTTGGTCCTGGAGAATGGAGATGTGGAGTTTGTTGGGAAGAGATTGATTGGTCATATGGGGCTTATTCATGCTCTCTTTGTCCTAATTATGCTATTCATTCACTGTGTGCAACAAGGAAAGATGTATGGGATGGAAAAGAGCTTGATGGAGTAcctgaagaagttgaagatatTGAGCCATTTAAGAGGAATGATGACAACACGATCACTCATTTCGCTCATGAACATAACCTTAGCCTCCACAATGACGATGAAGAAAGCAGCTTATGTGGAGCATGTGTTCATCCCATCGGCTCTTACACATTCTACAAGTGTTCAAAATCATATTGCGGTTTTTTTCTCCATGAAAGGTGTGCTAATCTTGCTACAAAGAAACGACATTTTCTTAGCCCACAGCCTCTGGATCTTAGCCTCCAATGGATACCATACGTCTTAGGGAGATGTCGAGCTTGTCGTCAAATGTTTAGCGAAGGATTCATCTACAATTCATATAGGGATAAGTTTGACTTATTGTGCAGTTCGATTACCGTGCCTTTTATTCATGGAAGTCATGATCATCATTTACTCTACTACAAACTACGATATGGTCAAGTGAAGACTTGTCAGAACTGCGGTATTGATGAAACAGAAGTACTTGGTTGTAGCAAATGCAATtattatttggatttttgttgtGCCACTCTACCAAAAACGGTAATGCTTCCCAGATACGATGATCATCCACTCACTCTTTGTTATGGTGATGAAAACGCAAGCGGCAAATATTGGTGTGATATTTGTGAAAGggaaacaaatccaaaaacttgGTTCTATACTTGTAAAGATTGCGGAGTCACGTTTCATATATTGTGTGTAGTTGGAGATATCAGGTATGCCAAACCAGGAGGAAAGATTAACGGCGATTATGAATTGCTGGCTAACAATAGCTCTTCACGGCCGCTTTGCAGCACGTGTCATTGTCGTTGCCCAGGTCCCTTCATTCTTAAtaaggaaagaaacaacatattcttttgttcttattatTGTCTCGGGCTCAGCCGGGAGCATGCGTACTCATCAGTGGACGTGTGCCCTCCATGGGCAATTTGA
- a CDS encoding Cysteine/Histidine-rich C1 domain family protein (Cysteine/Histidine-rich C1 domain family protein; FUNCTIONS IN: molecular_function unknown; INVOLVED IN: intracellular signaling pathway; LOCATED IN: cellular_component unknown; CONTAINS InterPro DOMAIN/s: Protein kinase C-like, phorbol ester/diacylglycerol binding (InterPro:IPR002219), C1-like (InterPro:IPR011424); BEST Arabidopsis thaliana protein match is: Cysteine/Histidine-rich C1 domain family protein (TAIR:AT3G27500.1).) → MTENVRGHEHLVSVVNQGDGMECDACDQLHVGGYSCSECKFNIHKKCVYVFTAKEIFDHPSHDGHCLKLLTTGAPDHTDPKCHLCGKNTKRLLYHCSDCKLNLDIGCIADHRSAPFHLNMSWHHHPLVLGLSYFDRCSFCHKIGNEDSKGYRCLRCGLVIHTRCTFIFDSPEITHPAHVRHPLKRLTDGAPNYTDQRCHICGENTGNLLYHCDICKFNLDMRCAIERPPPVALSNLKVHEHTLTLMPRLISFVCDACGTKGDRSPYMCVQCDFMTFHQKCARLPRVIHVNHHDHRVSFKYPLGPGEWRCGVCWEEIDWSYGAYSCSLFFFFFFLFLSTSYFCSFLLFVFIRWYVVNVRVWNLFVIFVVFIYELESVVVVVVVLFCAYLHLKLHMIVFLHTVICSFGSCTFFFFMSLEFVLET, encoded by the exons ATGACTGAGAATGTACGTGGACACGAGCATCTTGTATCCGTCGTTAACCAAGGTGATGGTATGGAATGCGATGCTTGCGATCAGTTGCATGTTGGTGGCTACTCATGCAGCGAATGCAAGTTTAATATTCACAAGAAATGTGTATATGTGTTCACGGCAAAAGAGATATTCGACCACCCATCTCATGATGGACATTGTCTTAAGCTTCTCACAACCGGAGCTCCTGATCACACCGATCCCAAATGTCATCTATGCGGTAAAAACACCAAACGCCTTCTTTATCATTGCTCTGATTGCAAACTCAATTTGGACATTGGTTGCATAGCTGATCACAGATCTGCCCCATTCCATCTGAATATGTCGTGGCATCACCATCCTCTAGTGCTTGgtctttcatattttgataGGTGCAGCTTTTGTCACAAGATTGGCAACGAAGACAGCAAGGGCTATCGCTGCCTTCGTTGCGGGTTGGTGATTCATACAAGATGTACCTTCATATTTGACTCACCAGAGATCACTCACCCTGCACATGTTAGACACCCTCTTAAGCGTCTCACCGATGGAGCTCCAAATTACACAGACCAAAGATGTCATATATGTGGAGAAAACACTGGGAACTTACTTTATCATTGTGATATTTGTAAGTTCAACTTGGATATGCGTTGTGCGATTGAAAGACCTCCACCAGTCGCTCTTTCAAATCTCAAGGTCCATGAGCATACACTCACACTCATGCCAAGATTGATCTCCTTCGTTTGTGATGCCTGTGGTACGAAAGGTGATCGTTCTCCTTACATGTGTGTTCAATGTGATTTCATGACCTTCCATCAAAAATGTGCTCGTTTACCGCGTGTCATTCATGTCAATCACCATGATCACCGTGTATCCTTCAAGTATCCTCTTGGTCCTGGAGAATGGAGATGTGGAGTTTGTTGGGAAGAGATTGATTGGTCATATGGGGCTTATTCATGTTCTCTTT ttttttttttcttttttctttttttgtcaacgtcgtacttttgttcttttttgttatttgtttttataaggTGGTACGTAGTTAATGTTCGAGTTTGGAacttatttgttatttttgttgtttttatttatgaactGGAAtcggttgttgttgttgttgttgtattaTTTTGTGCGTACCTACATTTAAAATTACACATGATCGTATTCTTACATACGGTCATATGCAGCTTTGGCTCGTgcactttcttcttttttatgtcACTTGAATTTGTATTAGAAACATAA
- a CDS encoding Cysteine/Histidine-rich C1 domain family protein (Cysteine/Histidine-rich C1 domain family protein; FUNCTIONS IN: molecular_function unknown; INVOLVED IN: intracellular signaling pathway; LOCATED IN: cellular_component unknown; CONTAINS InterPro DOMAIN/s: Protein kinase C-like, phorbol ester/diacylglycerol binding (InterPro:IPR002219), DC1 (InterPro:IPR004146), C1-like (InterPro:IPR011424); BEST Arabidopsis thaliana protein match is: Cysteine/Histidine-rich C1 domain family protein (TAIR:AT3G27490.1); Has 1787 Blast hits to 730 proteins in 52 species: Archae - 0; Bacteria - 0; Metazoa - 108; Fungi - 0; Plants - 1660; Viruses - 0; Other Eukaryotes - 19 (source: NCBI BLink).) — translation MTENVRGHEHLVSVVNQGDGMECDACDQLHVGGYSCSECKFNIHKKCVYVFTAKEIFDHPSHDGHCLKLLTTGAPDHTDPKCHLCGKNTKRLLYHCSDCKLNLDIGCIADHRSAPFHLNMSWHHHPLVLGLSYFDRCSFCHKIGNEDSKGYRCLRCGLVIHTRCTFIFDSPEITHPAHVRHPLKRLTDGAPNYTDQRCHICGENTGNLLYHCDICKFNLDMRCAIERPPPVALSNLKVHEHTLTLMPRLISFVCDACGTKGDRSPYMCVQCDFMTFHQKCARLPRVIHVNHHDHRVSFKYPLGPGEWRCGVCWEEIDWSYGAYSCSLCPNYAIHSLCATRKDVWDGIELDGVPEEIEDIEPFKRNDDSTITHCAHQHNLMSLRKDGEENSLCGACVRPIGSYTFYKCSESECIFILHEMCANLRKKKRHFLSPEPLHLSVLEQSDDSPTACSACLQVCSEGFVYDHDTYGTFDLLCSSIDVPFIHGSHPHPLLYLKLQHGHFKTCQSCGIDHTKVVIGCLKCNYFLDFRCATLPLTVSLPRYDDHPLTLCYGEKSSDKYWCDICERETNTETWFYTGSESGVTLHILCVLGDIRYLHCFRLGRL, via the exons ATGACTGAGAATGTACGTGGACACGAGCATCTTGTATCCGTCGTTAACCAAGGTGATGGTATGGAATGCGATGCTTGCGATCAGTTGCATGTTGGTGGCTACTCATGCAGCGAATGCAAGTTTAATATTCACAAGAAATGTGTATATGTGTTCACGGCAAAAGAGATATTCGACCACCCATCTCATGATGGACATTGTCTTAAGCTTCTCACAACCGGAGCTCCTGATCACACCGATCCCAAATGTCATCTATGCGGTAAAAACACCAAACGCCTTCTTTATCATTGCTCTGATTGCAAACTCAATTTGGACATTGGTTGCATAGCTGATCACAGATCTGCCCCATTCCATCTGAATATGTCGTGGCATCACCATCCTCTAGTGCTTGgtctttcatattttgataGGTGCAGCTTTTGTCACAAGATTGGCAACGAAGACAGCAAGGGCTATCGCTGCCTTCGTTGCGGGTTGGTGATTCATACAAGATGTACCTTCATATTTGACTCACCAGAGATCACTCACCCTGCACATGTTAGACACCCTCTTAAGCGTCTCACCGATGGAGCTCCAAATTACACAGACCAAAGATGTCATATATGTGGAGAAAACACTGGGAACTTACTTTATCATTGTGATATTTGTAAGTTCAACTTGGATATGCGTTGTGCGATTGAAAGACCTCCACCAGTCGCTCTTTCAAATCTCAAGGTCCATGAGCATACACTCACACTCATGCCAAGATTGATCTCCTTCGTTTGTGATGCCTGTGGTACGAAAGGTGATCGTTCTCCTTACATGTGTGTTCAATGTGATTTCATGACCTTCCATCAAAAATGTGCTCGTTTACCGCGTGTCATTCATGTCAATCACCATGATCACCGTGTATCCTTCAAGTATCCTCTTGGTCCTGGAGAATGGAGATGTGGAGTTTGTTGGGAAGAGATTGATTGGTCATATGGGGCTTATTCATGTTCTCTTTGTCCTAATTATGCTATTCATTCATTGTGCGCCACAAGGAAAGATGTGTGGGATGGAATAGAACTCGATGGAGTAcctgaagaaattgaagacaTCGAGCCATTCAAGAGGAATGATGACAGCACAATTACTCACTGCGCTCATCAACATAACCTCATGAGCCTCAGGAAAGACGGTGAAGAAAACAGCTTGTGTGGAGCATGTGTTCGTCCCATCGGTTCTTACACATTTTACAAATGTTCAGAATCAGAATGCATTTTCATTCTCCATGAAATGTGTGCTAATTTACGTAAGAAGAAACGACATTTTCTGAGCCCAGAACCTCTCCATCTTTCTGTATTGGAACAGTCTGATGACTCGCCAACAGCTTGTTCTGCATGTCTTCAAGTTTGTTCTGAAGGATTCGTCTATGACCATGATACATATGGGACTTTTGACTTGCTATGCAGTTCCATTGATGTGCCTTTTATCCATGGAAGTCATCCTCATCCTTTACTCTACCTTAAACTACAACACGGTCACTTTAAGACTTGTCAGAGCTGCGGCATCGATCATACTAAAGTCGTCATAGGTTGCCTCAAGTgcaattattttttggattttcgtTGCGCCACTCTACCATTAACGGTTAGCCTTCCTAGGTATGATGATCATCCACTCACTCTCTGTTACGGTGAAAAATCGAGCGACAAATATTGGTGTGATATTTGTGAAAGAGAAACGAATACAGAGACTTGGTTCTACACTGGTTCAGAAAGCGGGGTCACTTTGCATATTTTATGTGTACTTGGAGATATCAG GTACCTTCATTGTTTTAGGTTGGGTCGACTATGA